AAAGTTGGGCGGCAGCGCCGCATCATGTTGAGGGTGTTCCGACTCAGGTCTATATATTTTTTATTCTTTTCTCCTTAGTGATTGGAATATATATTTTCACTCTTGCAAAAAAGGAAAAGAAAAAAGGGCATGTGAACAATCGGTTACTCGAAATCGAATCTATCATAAAGTCAACAAAAAACCACCCCATTCCTGAGGTGGTTTCTTCGTTTTATGACTTGGAATATTATCCTAAAATCTTAGCTGCCAACCAGTCTCCGACTTCGGAAGTCTTGTAAGCTTTGCCCCCTTCAGCAATATCTTCGGTGACAATTCCTTCAGCTAGTGAAAGGTTAACCACATCGCTGATCAATTTCGCTTCTTCCGATAATCCGAAAGCATAATCAAACATCATGGAAGCAGAAAGTACCGTTCCCAGTGGATTAGCGATATCTTTTCCTGCTGCTTGAGGATAGGAACCATGAATTGGTTCGAATAGCTTCACTTTAGAACCCAAAGAAGCAGAAGGCATCAAACCCATAGATCCGGAAATCACAGAAGCCTCGTCAGTCAGGATATCTCCAAATAGATTTTCAGTAATTAATACATCATAAGCCTTAGGCCACTGGATCAATCGCATCGCAACTGCATCGACAAATTCGTATTCTACTTTTACGTCAGGATATTCTGGTGCTAGTTCCTGCACAGTTTCTCTCCACAATCTGGAAGTTGCCATCACGTTGGCTTTGTCCACGCAAGTCAAGAGTTTTCTTCTTTTTTGAGCAGCTTCAAAACCCATTCTCGCAAGACGAACGATCTCTTCTTTGCTGTACACATTGGTATCAAAGGCTTTGGTTCCTTGCTCATTTCGACCTCTAGGCTCACCAAAGTAAACTCCGCCGGTTAATTCTCTGAAAAACACCAAATCCACTCCGTCCACTCGATCCAATTTCAAGGGTGACTTATGGACTAAAGAAGGAAAAGTAAACGTAGGACGAACGTTCGCAAATAGACCAAGCTTTTGTCTCATTCTGAGCAAACCTTGCTCAGGACGAACCTTAGCTTTTGGGTCATTGTCATATTTTGGATCACCGATAGCTCCAAATAGGACCGCATCAGAAGCTGCACAAATTTCATGTGTAGCATCAGGATAGGGATCACCAGTAGCATCGATGGCACATGCACCTACCAATCCTTCTTGGAAAGAAATGGTATGACCAAACTTTTGTCCAACGGCTTTGACAACTTTGACCGCCTGAGCGATCACTTCAGGACCGATGCCGTCACCCGGCAACAGTGCGATATTGATTTCCATAATAGGTTGATTCTTCTTTGGTAGGTTGGTAATTCATGTTTTCGATGATGTTGAGCATTTTTTCAGTGGCCATCATCGCCGCCACGGTTTGATCGGGATCCAGACCCTTGGTTTTAAAGATTTTTCCATAATCCCAAGTAATCA
Above is a window of Algoriphagus sanaruensis DNA encoding:
- the leuB gene encoding 3-isopropylmalate dehydrogenase, with the protein product MEINIALLPGDGIGPEVIAQAVKVVKAVGQKFGHTISFQEGLVGACAIDATGDPYPDATHEICAASDAVLFGAIGDPKYDNDPKAKVRPEQGLLRMRQKLGLFANVRPTFTFPSLVHKSPLKLDRVDGVDLVFFRELTGGVYFGEPRGRNEQGTKAFDTNVYSKEEIVRLARMGFEAAQKRRKLLTCVDKANVMATSRLWRETVQELAPEYPDVKVEYEFVDAVAMRLIQWPKAYDVLITENLFGDILTDEASVISGSMGLMPSASLGSKVKLFEPIHGSYPQAAGKDIANPLGTVLSASMMFDYAFGLSEEAKLISDVVNLSLAEGIVTEDIAEGGKAYKTSEVGDWLAAKILG